Proteins from a genomic interval of Antedon mediterranea chromosome 5, ecAntMedi1.1, whole genome shotgun sequence:
- the LOC140049111 gene encoding uncharacterized protein isoform X2, translated as MQVCARANILYEEHRNIFVFFIQDGRMDIYNTNKVRAIENKLWKALEGKPFEDMVFQEELFTIENSVSFEKSGASKIILQIQKLVQMMILTLPIKWLQVLQEIQKLRKDKLYLPTSEINDLLASCKITDRKQFLEYLHDIGEILFYPDDKILKEKIVIDLMGVVDKFKTIITVIDPSLQPSLKQLWRNLNGGKLDERLLRHIWKDDSDEMIIFFVSLMQTFGLMCEKRSKENVERTFYVLSRLKPQRDDTKAVKYEEKRAISLFHDFDGYLPDDLFQRVSTKFIEEFQMEDVEPALSYEHVELHIDGHHFVVLNVATINNCRLFQTTIVRTDMMNAAGLPEDDDPKPSICKKVLTFLEKELHFLSEKNAHGVKVKMYIPCMCGSKGEHTHMHVVRKFDKDVLPCGSRGMEVKRYRNLFGYIVKASESRDSTKQSIALDSDSDGHSNAQASTSRLQRITGKVKRLFSSKKDNKDYVDDLTIDNVSREMDLSCRRFGVRLGLTWSKVNTIFDNEKQTDKATAKMLKHWRSNIGSDLNQQQVLCTVLRQHGRNDLADLLFHIKGDNEIHKVIKHSAFLDDQDLLFICDNLNQSWRRLVVRLGIKWDNVNNIADKNKHVEDAIMEVLVQWRNNCQHAEAHQLPTMIKALKQQGRVDLADRLCTRYKYKDDVSLEVAVFTDQSGQGCLTDLDFLIISEKMTDWKNFCRHLGIADVELSHTERRFSALTVEATMESLVQWRCKQGRDVKQQEEVVKALRAVERMDIVELLETKKEM; from the exons ATGCAAGTATGTGCTCGAGCAAATATTCTATATGAAGAACACAGGAATATTTTTGTGTTCTTCATACAGGACGGACGTATGGACATTTACAATACAAACAAG gtaagGGCAATAGAGAATAAACTTTGGAAAGCCCTGGAAGGAAAACCATTTGAGGACATGGTGTTTCAAGAAGAGCTCTTTACCATTGAAAACAGTGTCTCATTTGAAAAGAGCGGTGCTTCTAAAATCATTCTCCAAATACAAAAATTAGTCCAGATGATGATTCTTACTTTGCCAATCAAATGGCTACAAGTACTGCAGGAAATACAAAAGTTACGAAAAGACAAACTGTATCTACCAACATCTGAG ATTAATGATTTACTTGCTAGTTGTAAGATAACTGACAGAAAACAGTTTCTTGAGTATTTGCACGACATCGGTGAGATTCTGTTCTACCCAGATGACAAGATCCTcaaagaaaaaattgttataGATTTGATGGGAGTAGTTGACAAGTTTAAAACAATCATCACAGTTATAGATCCCAGCCTTCAG ccATCTTTGAAACAGCTTTGGAGAAATTTAAATGGGGGTAAACTAGATGAAAGACTGTTGCGGCATATATGGAAGGATGATTCAGATGAGATGATTATCTTCTTTGTGTCTCTGATGCAAACCTTTGGGTTAATGTGTGAAAAAAGGAGTAAAGag AATGTTGAACGAACGTTCTATGTTCTTTCACGCCTGAAGCCCCAACGTGATGATACAAAGGCTGTTAAATATGAAGAGAAACGTGCTATTTCTCTCTTTCATGACTTTGATGGCTACCTACCAGATGATCTCTTCCAACGTGTCTCAACAAAATTTATTGAGGAATTTCAAATGGAAGATGTTGAGCCTGCATTGTCATATGAGCATGTAGAACTGCATATTGATGGCCATCATTTTGTGGTTCTAAATGTAGCTACCATCAACAATTGCCGTTTGTTTCAG ACAACAATCGTTAGAACAGACATGATGAATGCTGCTGGCCTTCCTGAAGATGATGATCCAAAACCTAGCATCTGTAAGAAG GTACTAACATTTCTTGAAAAAGAATTGCACTTTTTGAGTGAGAAGAATGCACATGGTGTtaaagtaaagatgtacatcccttGTATGTGTGGTTCAAAAGGTGAACATACTCATATGCATGTTGTACGCAAATTTGACAAAGATGTGTTGCCATGTGGAAGCAGAGGAATGGAAGTGAAACGTTATCGTAATCTGTTTGGATACATTGTAAAAG caTCTGAATCGAGAGATAGTACAAAACAAAGCATAGCTCTAGATTCTGACAGTGATGGTCACAGCAATGCACAAGCTTCTACTTCAAGACTTCAAAGAATCACTGGTAAAGTGAAGAGATTATTTTCCTCCAAGAAGGATAACAAAG ACTATGTGGATGACCTAACTATTGACAATGTGTCCAGAGAGATGGATCTTTCCTGCAGACGATTTGGTGTTCGTTTGGGGCTTACATGGTCTAAAGTGAATACTATTTTTGATAATGAAAAGCAAACAGATAAAGCTACAGCAAAGATGCTGAAACATTGGAGGAGCAACATTGGTAGTGACCTTAATCAGCAACAAGTATTGTGCACTGTACTAAGACAACATGGTCGTAATGATCTTGCTGATCTGCTGTTTCACATAAAGGGTGATAATGAAATACACAAGGTTATCAAACATTCAG CTTTTTTGGATGATCAAGATCTCTTATTCATCTGTGACAATTTAAATCAAAGTTGGAGAAGACTAGTAGTGCGACTTGGAATCAAATGGGACAACGTTAATAACATTGCagacaaaaacaaacatgtagAAGATGCCATAATGGAGGTTTTGGTGCAATGGAGAAATAACTGTCAACATGCAGAAGCACATCAACTACCTACAATGATCAAGGCTTTAAAACAACAAGGACGTGTTGATTTAGCTGATAGACTGTGTACAAGATATAAATACAAAGATGATGTCAGTTTAGAAGTTGCAGTGTTTACAGACCAATCAGGACAAG GATGCTTAACAGACTTGGACTTCCTGATAATTTCTGAGAAGATGACAGATTGGAAGAATTTCTGTAGGCATCTTGGTATTGCTGATGTTGAGCTATCACACACTGAGAGAAGGTTTTCAGCGCTGACTGTAGAAGCAACAATGGAATCACTGGTACAATGGCGATGTAAGCAAGGAAGGGATGTGAAACAACAAGAGGAAGTAGTAAAAGCCTTGAGAGCAGTTGAGAGAATGGATATTGTAGAATTACTAGAAACCAAGAAAGAGATGTGA
- the LOC140049111 gene encoding uncharacterized protein isoform X1: MQVCARANILYEEHRNIFVFFIQDGRMDIYNTNKVRAIENKLWKALEGKPFEDMVFQEELFTIENSVSFEKSGASKIILQIQKLVQMMILTLPIKWLQVLQEIQKLRKDKLYLPTSEINDLLASCKITDRKQFLEYLHDIGEILFYPDDKILKEKIVIDLMGVVDKFKTIITVIDPSLQPSLKQLWRNLNGGKLDERLLRHIWKDDSDEMIIFFVSLMQTFGLMCEKRSKENVERTFYVLSRLKPQRDDTKAVKYEEKRAISLFHDFDGYLPDDLFQRVSTKFIEEFQMEDVEPALSYEHVELHIDGHHFVVLNVATINNCRLFQTTIVRTDMMNAAGLPEDDDPKPSICKKVLTFLEKELHFLSEKNAHGVKVKMYIPCMCGSKGEHTHMHVVRKFDKDVLPCGSRGMEVKRYRNLFGYIVKASESRDSTKQSIALDSDSDGHSNAQASTSRLQRITGKVKRLFSSKKDNKASTSKEAGRQKNIDPESDTDDDTVAKSHKMMKGKTSLKSKVKGSSKRRRMSDVKDNKDYVDDLTIDNVSREMDLSCRRFGVRLGLTWSKVNTIFDNEKQTDKATAKMLKHWRSNIGSDLNQQQVLCTVLRQHGRNDLADLLFHIKGDNEIHKVIKHSAFLDDQDLLFICDNLNQSWRRLVVRLGIKWDNVNNIADKNKHVEDAIMEVLVQWRNNCQHAEAHQLPTMIKALKQQGRVDLADRLCTRYKYKDDVSLEVAVFTDQSGQGCLTDLDFLIISEKMTDWKNFCRHLGIADVELSHTERRFSALTVEATMESLVQWRCKQGRDVKQQEEVVKALRAVERMDIVELLETKKEM, encoded by the exons ATGCAAGTATGTGCTCGAGCAAATATTCTATATGAAGAACACAGGAATATTTTTGTGTTCTTCATACAGGACGGACGTATGGACATTTACAATACAAACAAG gtaagGGCAATAGAGAATAAACTTTGGAAAGCCCTGGAAGGAAAACCATTTGAGGACATGGTGTTTCAAGAAGAGCTCTTTACCATTGAAAACAGTGTCTCATTTGAAAAGAGCGGTGCTTCTAAAATCATTCTCCAAATACAAAAATTAGTCCAGATGATGATTCTTACTTTGCCAATCAAATGGCTACAAGTACTGCAGGAAATACAAAAGTTACGAAAAGACAAACTGTATCTACCAACATCTGAG ATTAATGATTTACTTGCTAGTTGTAAGATAACTGACAGAAAACAGTTTCTTGAGTATTTGCACGACATCGGTGAGATTCTGTTCTACCCAGATGACAAGATCCTcaaagaaaaaattgttataGATTTGATGGGAGTAGTTGACAAGTTTAAAACAATCATCACAGTTATAGATCCCAGCCTTCAG ccATCTTTGAAACAGCTTTGGAGAAATTTAAATGGGGGTAAACTAGATGAAAGACTGTTGCGGCATATATGGAAGGATGATTCAGATGAGATGATTATCTTCTTTGTGTCTCTGATGCAAACCTTTGGGTTAATGTGTGAAAAAAGGAGTAAAGag AATGTTGAACGAACGTTCTATGTTCTTTCACGCCTGAAGCCCCAACGTGATGATACAAAGGCTGTTAAATATGAAGAGAAACGTGCTATTTCTCTCTTTCATGACTTTGATGGCTACCTACCAGATGATCTCTTCCAACGTGTCTCAACAAAATTTATTGAGGAATTTCAAATGGAAGATGTTGAGCCTGCATTGTCATATGAGCATGTAGAACTGCATATTGATGGCCATCATTTTGTGGTTCTAAATGTAGCTACCATCAACAATTGCCGTTTGTTTCAG ACAACAATCGTTAGAACAGACATGATGAATGCTGCTGGCCTTCCTGAAGATGATGATCCAAAACCTAGCATCTGTAAGAAG GTACTAACATTTCTTGAAAAAGAATTGCACTTTTTGAGTGAGAAGAATGCACATGGTGTtaaagtaaagatgtacatcccttGTATGTGTGGTTCAAAAGGTGAACATACTCATATGCATGTTGTACGCAAATTTGACAAAGATGTGTTGCCATGTGGAAGCAGAGGAATGGAAGTGAAACGTTATCGTAATCTGTTTGGATACATTGTAAAAG caTCTGAATCGAGAGATAGTACAAAACAAAGCATAGCTCTAGATTCTGACAGTGATGGTCACAGCAATGCACAAGCTTCTACTTCAAGACTTCAAAGAATCACTGGTAAAGTGAAGAGATTATTTTCCTCCAAGAAGGATAACAAAG CTTCTACCTCAAAAGAAGCTGGTAGACAGAAGAACATAGATCCAGAATCTGATACTGATGATGATACTGTTGCTAAGTCTCATAAAATGATGAAGGGGAAAACATCTCTAAAATCAAAAGTTAAGGGATCTAGTAAACGAAGGAGGATGTCAGATGTCAAGGATAACAAAG ACTATGTGGATGACCTAACTATTGACAATGTGTCCAGAGAGATGGATCTTTCCTGCAGACGATTTGGTGTTCGTTTGGGGCTTACATGGTCTAAAGTGAATACTATTTTTGATAATGAAAAGCAAACAGATAAAGCTACAGCAAAGATGCTGAAACATTGGAGGAGCAACATTGGTAGTGACCTTAATCAGCAACAAGTATTGTGCACTGTACTAAGACAACATGGTCGTAATGATCTTGCTGATCTGCTGTTTCACATAAAGGGTGATAATGAAATACACAAGGTTATCAAACATTCAG CTTTTTTGGATGATCAAGATCTCTTATTCATCTGTGACAATTTAAATCAAAGTTGGAGAAGACTAGTAGTGCGACTTGGAATCAAATGGGACAACGTTAATAACATTGCagacaaaaacaaacatgtagAAGATGCCATAATGGAGGTTTTGGTGCAATGGAGAAATAACTGTCAACATGCAGAAGCACATCAACTACCTACAATGATCAAGGCTTTAAAACAACAAGGACGTGTTGATTTAGCTGATAGACTGTGTACAAGATATAAATACAAAGATGATGTCAGTTTAGAAGTTGCAGTGTTTACAGACCAATCAGGACAAG GATGCTTAACAGACTTGGACTTCCTGATAATTTCTGAGAAGATGACAGATTGGAAGAATTTCTGTAGGCATCTTGGTATTGCTGATGTTGAGCTATCACACACTGAGAGAAGGTTTTCAGCGCTGACTGTAGAAGCAACAATGGAATCACTGGTACAATGGCGATGTAAGCAAGGAAGGGATGTGAAACAACAAGAGGAAGTAGTAAAAGCCTTGAGAGCAGTTGAGAGAATGGATATTGTAGAATTACTAGAAACCAAGAAAGAGATGTGA